The following proteins come from a genomic window of Micromonospora echinofusca:
- the ppc gene encoding phosphoenolpyruvate carboxylase: MTDQHDHDGPDAALRADIRRLGTLLGQTLARQEGRPLLDLVEEIRAQVRSDAPAAAQRLAGLDVTTGTKLARAFSTYFHLANITEQVHRARELRRRRAVQGGWLDQAAKMIAERGVPAEEIAAAARRLAVRPVFTAHPTEAARRSILSKLRAIADELDTETANAILYGASDEGPANRRLAELLDLMWQTDELRLDRPDPTDEARNAIYYLRDLYAEAAPQVLDDLADTLRTLGVETSPTARPLSFGTWIGGDRDGNPFVTPAVTREVLTIQHEHGIAATEKAMDHLIDEVSVSRRLRGVSLDLSASLAADLDALPEVAARFRRVNAEEPYRLKARCVKAKLANTRQRLRQGTAHVPGRDYRGSAELVADLELLRASLARNAGQLTAVGRLASTIRTVSAFGLHLATMDVREHAEAHHAVLAQLYAAVGEVSDYPSLSRQERTKLLADELTGRRPLSTVDTPLTEATRKTFDVFGTIREAQDRFGGEVIESYIVSMTLGVDDVLAAVVLAREAGLVDVHSGRSRIGFVPLLETPAELNAGGELLDELLSLPAYRALVAARGDVQEVMLGYSDSNKEAGITTSQWSIHRAQRALRDVAARHGVHLRLFHGRGGTVGRGGGPTHEAILAQPYGTLDGAIKVTEQGEVISDKYSLPSLARENLELTLAAVLQATLLHTAPRQPAEMLERWDATMELVSDSAFRSYRSLVEDPDLPAYFWASTPTELLGALNIGSRPAKRPNTGAGLAGLRAIPWVFGWTQTRQIVPGWFGVGSGLAAAREAGLEDVLAEMHRNWHFFRTFLSNVEMMLTKTDLSIARRYVETLVPKKLHPIFHKIEQEYELTQREVLAVTSSPALLENSPVLQRTLAVRDTYLEPLHHLQVALLRQYRESGAAGRAVATAPGGRRAPNDGTALERALLTTVNGIAAGMRNTG; this comes from the coding sequence GTGACCGACCAGCACGACCACGACGGCCCCGACGCCGCCCTGCGGGCCGACATCCGCCGCCTCGGCACCCTGCTCGGGCAGACCCTCGCCCGCCAGGAGGGCCGGCCACTGCTCGACCTCGTCGAGGAGATCCGCGCCCAGGTGCGCTCCGACGCCCCCGCCGCCGCGCAGCGCCTCGCCGGCCTGGACGTCACCACCGGCACCAAGCTGGCCCGCGCCTTCTCCACCTACTTCCACCTGGCCAACATCACCGAGCAGGTGCACCGGGCCCGGGAGCTGCGGCGCCGCCGAGCGGTGCAGGGCGGGTGGCTGGACCAGGCGGCCAAGATGATCGCCGAGCGCGGCGTGCCCGCCGAGGAGATCGCCGCGGCGGCGCGGCGGCTGGCGGTACGGCCCGTCTTCACCGCCCACCCGACCGAGGCGGCGCGCCGGTCCATCCTGTCCAAGCTGCGCGCCATCGCCGACGAGCTGGACACCGAGACCGCCAACGCGATCCTCTACGGCGCCAGCGACGAGGGCCCGGCCAACCGCCGCCTCGCCGAACTGCTCGACCTGATGTGGCAGACCGACGAGCTGCGGCTCGACCGCCCGGACCCGACCGACGAGGCCCGCAACGCCATCTACTACCTGCGCGACCTGTACGCCGAGGCCGCCCCGCAGGTCCTCGACGACCTCGCCGACACGCTGCGTACCCTCGGCGTGGAGACCTCCCCCACGGCCCGGCCGCTGTCCTTCGGCACCTGGATCGGCGGCGACCGCGACGGCAACCCGTTCGTCACCCCGGCGGTGACCCGCGAGGTGCTGACGATCCAGCACGAGCACGGCATCGCGGCCACCGAGAAGGCGATGGACCACCTGATCGACGAGGTGTCGGTGTCCCGGCGGCTGCGCGGGGTGTCGCTCGACCTCTCCGCGAGCCTCGCCGCCGACCTGGACGCGTTGCCCGAGGTGGCGGCCCGGTTCCGCCGGGTCAACGCCGAGGAGCCCTACCGGCTCAAGGCCCGCTGCGTGAAGGCGAAGCTGGCCAACACCCGGCAGCGGCTGCGCCAGGGCACCGCGCACGTGCCCGGGCGGGACTACCGCGGCTCCGCCGAGCTGGTGGCCGACCTGGAGCTGCTGCGCGCCTCACTGGCCCGCAACGCCGGGCAGCTCACCGCCGTGGGCCGGCTCGCCTCCACCATCCGTACGGTCTCCGCGTTCGGGCTGCACCTGGCGACCATGGACGTCCGGGAGCACGCCGAGGCGCACCACGCGGTGCTCGCCCAGCTCTACGCGGCCGTCGGCGAGGTCTCCGACTACCCGTCGCTGAGCCGGCAGGAACGCACGAAGCTGCTCGCCGACGAGCTGACCGGGCGCCGGCCGCTCTCCACGGTGGACACCCCGTTGACCGAGGCGACCCGCAAGACGTTCGACGTGTTCGGCACCATCCGCGAGGCGCAGGACCGGTTCGGCGGCGAGGTCATCGAGTCGTACATCGTCTCGATGACGCTCGGCGTGGACGACGTGCTCGCCGCCGTGGTGCTGGCGCGCGAGGCGGGCCTGGTCGACGTGCACAGCGGCCGGTCCCGCATCGGGTTCGTACCGCTGCTGGAGACCCCCGCCGAGCTGAACGCGGGCGGCGAACTGCTCGACGAGCTGCTCTCGCTGCCGGCGTACCGGGCGCTGGTCGCGGCGCGCGGCGACGTGCAGGAGGTGATGCTGGGCTACTCCGACTCCAACAAGGAGGCCGGCATCACCACCAGCCAGTGGTCGATCCACCGGGCCCAGCGCGCGCTGCGCGACGTGGCCGCCCGGCACGGGGTGCACCTGCGGCTGTTCCACGGCCGCGGCGGCACCGTGGGTCGCGGCGGCGGGCCGACGCACGAGGCGATCCTGGCCCAGCCGTACGGCACCCTGGACGGCGCGATCAAGGTCACCGAGCAGGGCGAGGTCATCTCCGACAAGTACTCCCTGCCGTCGTTGGCCCGGGAGAACCTGGAGCTGACCCTGGCCGCGGTGCTCCAGGCCACCCTGCTGCACACCGCGCCCCGGCAGCCCGCCGAGATGTTGGAGCGCTGGGACGCCACCATGGAGCTGGTCTCCGACTCGGCCTTCCGGTCGTACCGGTCGCTGGTCGAGGACCCGGACCTGCCGGCGTACTTCTGGGCGTCGACGCCCACGGAGCTGCTCGGCGCGCTGAACATCGGCTCCCGCCCGGCGAAGCGGCCCAACACGGGCGCCGGGCTCGCCGGTCTGCGCGCCATCCCGTGGGTGTTCGGCTGGACCCAGACCCGGCAGATCGTGCCCGGCTGGTTCGGGGTCGGCTCGGGCCTGGCCGCGGCGCGGGAGGCCGGCCTGGAGGACGTGCTGGCCGAGATGCACCGCAACTGGCACTTCTTCCGCACGTTCCTGTCGAACGTCGAGATGATGCTCACCAAGACCGACCTGAGCATCGCCCGCCGCTACGTCGAGACGCTGGTGCCGAAGAAGCTGCACCCGATCTTCCACAAGATCGAGCAGGAGTACGAGCTGACCCAGCGGGAGGTGCTGGCCGTGACCTCCTCGCCGGCCCTGCTGGAGAACTCCCCCGTGCTCCAGCGCACCCTGGCCGTCCGCGACACCTACCTGGAGCCGCTGCACCACCTCCAGGTGGCCCTGCTGCGCCAGTACCGGGAGTCCGGGGCGGCGGGCCGGGCGGTGGCCACCGCGCCAGGTGGCCGGCGCGCGCCGAACGACGGTACGGCGCTCGAGCGCGCGCTGCTGACCACCGTCAACGGCATCGCCGCCGGCATGCGCAACACGGGCTGA
- a CDS encoding DNA recombination protein RmuC → MDFSTLAVVIVCLAAGGAVGWYAARTRSATEIARLDATLRATREGEGRLEQSMRALSYEATAQSQEAVARAVAPLHDTLRRYEQRVAELEHDRVDAYAELREQVRAMSTVSGELRTETKQLVAALRAPQVRGRWGEHQLRRIVEAAGMLEHCDFSEQVTAATDHQGVRPDLVVRLHGGRSVVVDAKAPFDAYLTAMEARDERGRNTNLDAHAKHLRAHVDALAAKTYWAAFDSTPEFVVLFVPADPFLDVALQRDPTLLEHAFARNVVLATPATLVALLRTVAYSWRQEALARNAVAVHSLARELYGRLSTLGEHVGKLGASLSGAVTAYNRAVGSLEARVLVSARKLAELGVSDQELAAPAQVELAPRQPQAPELLGNAEAGAPTGRFTLD, encoded by the coding sequence GTGGACTTCTCGACGCTGGCCGTGGTGATCGTCTGCCTCGCCGCCGGGGGTGCGGTGGGCTGGTACGCCGCCCGGACCCGCTCGGCGACCGAGATCGCCCGGCTGGACGCCACGCTGCGGGCCACCCGGGAGGGCGAAGGGCGGCTGGAACAGTCCATGCGGGCGCTGAGCTACGAGGCCACCGCGCAGTCCCAGGAGGCGGTGGCCCGCGCCGTCGCCCCGCTGCACGACACGTTGCGCCGCTACGAGCAGCGCGTCGCCGAGTTGGAGCACGACCGGGTCGACGCGTACGCCGAACTGCGCGAGCAGGTCCGCGCGATGAGCACGGTCTCGGGTGAGCTGCGTACCGAGACGAAGCAGCTGGTGGCGGCCCTGCGGGCACCCCAGGTGCGGGGCCGCTGGGGCGAGCACCAGTTGCGCCGGATCGTCGAGGCGGCCGGCATGCTGGAGCACTGCGACTTCTCCGAGCAGGTCACCGCCGCCACCGACCACCAGGGGGTCCGTCCCGACCTCGTGGTGCGGCTGCACGGCGGCCGGTCCGTGGTGGTGGACGCCAAGGCGCCGTTCGACGCCTACCTGACGGCGATGGAGGCCCGCGACGAGCGGGGTCGGAACACCAATCTCGACGCGCACGCGAAGCACCTGCGCGCGCACGTGGACGCGCTGGCCGCCAAGACCTACTGGGCCGCGTTCGACAGCACGCCGGAGTTCGTGGTGCTCTTCGTGCCGGCCGACCCGTTCCTCGACGTCGCGTTGCAGCGCGATCCGACGCTGCTGGAGCACGCGTTCGCCCGCAACGTGGTGCTGGCGACCCCGGCCACCCTGGTCGCGCTGCTGCGTACGGTCGCCTACTCGTGGCGGCAGGAGGCGCTGGCGCGCAACGCGGTGGCGGTGCACTCCCTGGCCCGCGAGCTGTACGGGCGACTGTCGACGTTGGGTGAGCACGTCGGCAAGCTCGGCGCGTCGCTCAGCGGCGCGGTGACCGCGTACAACCGGGCCGTCGGGTCGTTGGAGGCGCGCGTGCTGGTCAGCGCCCGCAAGCTCGCCGAGCTGGGGGTCTCCGACCAGGAGCTGGCCGCGCCGGCGCAGGTCGAGCTGGCACCCCGTCAGCCGCAGGCCCCGGAGCTGCTCGGAAACGCCGAGGCCGGGGCACCGACCGGTCGGTTCACACTGGACTGA
- a CDS encoding S8 family serine peptidase, with product MSKPRNLSRRTSAALFASVVAASAVTVAGGAATASAAPTAAPDASQATPVEALGSHDAKLLAEAEAKKAPTVTLIVATKKGEAQDVAADLKNLGAAVTERYDSIGYVLAKVPTSKVVKAATLPGVSAVDLDETIQLPDPTPEVAPSGKKATKQAATLPGPGADTPAANPYMPTNEIGAVDFVAKNPQWDGRGVTIGIMDSGVDLGHPALQKTTTGERKIVDWVTATDPFEDATWRPMLTEVTGPTFTSGGATWTAPAGTYRFNRFAESITAASDPAGDINRDGDRTDTFGILYDPATHNIWVDVNQNNDFTDDAMMRPYKEKFDVGYFGTDNAATPVVERIPFVVEYREDVDTAPIGGPGLVDYVNIGIVESTHGTHVAGITAANDMLGNGAFDGAAPGAKLVSARACSWGGGCTYAALTTGMADLVINRKVDVVNMSIGGLPALNDGNNARAELYNNLITTYGVQMFISAGNSGPGLNTIGDPSVAANVVSVAASISKDTWLANYGSAVKKKNALFNFSSRGPREDGGVKPNIAAPGSAISTAPTWQPGNAVPEAGYALPPGYAMLNGTSMASPQAAGAAALLLSAAKATDKGVTPAALRRAIYTSAKPIADVPTYAQGYGMFNVPGAWKLLRKGVETRSYTSEAPVCTVLSGQLGTPNRGTGLYNRCASTEGGQRIGQSKSYQVKLTRTSGPAGTVKHNVGLRGNDGTFKAPKIVSLPLNKTVTVSVTAKPATAGAHGAIMTIDDPATSVVDFEVSTVVVASNDVKKPNFSFSAEGSVDRNGFTSYFVTVPPGTGALQVNLSGIATGSQTRFIAFNPYGVPVESTSSLACYTNFSDANACKPQERDYQNPIAGVWEIEVESRRTSPSLNNPFQLTARVQGVAVEPAVVELPAVTAGTATPVTWSLTNTFGPVAVTGQGGPLSSVHAERPTIAEGASQEYTVEVPAGATRFTARIGNPASAAADLDLYVFRGTAEVGRAADGDSEEAVTINNPPAGTYRVVVEGYAVDGAGGSTAYDYRDSFSAAALGTLSAPATPLNLAHGATATLTGTVTAQSTPVAGRALFGELSVVTTEGAVVGRGAVSIGTVN from the coding sequence GTGAGCAAACCCCGAAACCTGAGCCGGCGGACCTCCGCCGCGCTCTTCGCGTCGGTCGTGGCGGCCAGCGCGGTGACGGTGGCCGGTGGTGCCGCCACCGCGAGCGCCGCACCGACCGCCGCACCCGACGCGTCCCAGGCCACCCCTGTGGAGGCGCTGGGCTCGCACGACGCCAAGCTCCTCGCCGAGGCGGAGGCGAAGAAGGCCCCGACCGTCACCCTGATCGTGGCCACCAAGAAGGGCGAGGCGCAGGACGTCGCCGCGGACCTCAAGAACCTGGGCGCGGCCGTCACCGAGCGCTACGACAGCATCGGCTACGTCCTGGCGAAGGTCCCCACCTCGAAGGTGGTCAAGGCGGCCACGCTGCCCGGCGTCTCCGCCGTCGACCTGGACGAGACCATCCAGCTGCCCGACCCGACGCCCGAGGTCGCCCCCTCCGGCAAGAAGGCCACGAAGCAGGCGGCGACGCTGCCCGGCCCCGGGGCCGACACCCCGGCCGCCAACCCCTACATGCCGACCAACGAGATCGGCGCCGTCGACTTCGTCGCCAAGAACCCCCAGTGGGACGGCCGCGGCGTCACGATCGGCATCATGGACTCCGGTGTGGACCTCGGTCACCCGGCGTTGCAGAAGACCACCACGGGTGAGCGGAAGATCGTCGACTGGGTGACCGCGACGGACCCGTTCGAGGACGCCACCTGGCGCCCGATGCTCACCGAGGTGACCGGTCCGACGTTCACCTCCGGCGGCGCGACCTGGACGGCCCCGGCGGGCACCTACCGGTTCAACCGGTTCGCCGAGTCGATCACGGCTGCCAGCGACCCGGCCGGTGACATCAACCGCGACGGGGACCGGACCGACACGTTCGGCATCCTCTACGACCCGGCCACCCACAACATCTGGGTGGACGTCAACCAGAACAACGACTTCACCGACGACGCCATGATGCGGCCGTACAAGGAGAAGTTCGACGTCGGCTACTTCGGCACCGACAACGCGGCCACCCCGGTGGTCGAGCGGATCCCGTTCGTGGTCGAGTACCGCGAGGACGTGGACACCGCCCCCATCGGCGGTCCCGGCCTGGTGGACTACGTCAACATCGGCATCGTCGAGAGCACCCACGGCACCCACGTCGCCGGCATCACCGCCGCCAACGACATGCTCGGCAACGGCGCCTTCGACGGTGCCGCGCCCGGCGCCAAGCTCGTCTCGGCCCGCGCCTGCTCCTGGGGCGGCGGCTGCACGTACGCCGCCCTCACCACCGGCATGGCCGACCTGGTGATCAACCGCAAGGTCGACGTGGTCAACATGTCGATCGGCGGCCTGCCGGCGCTGAACGACGGCAACAACGCCCGCGCCGAGCTCTACAACAACCTGATCACCACCTACGGCGTGCAGATGTTCATCTCGGCCGGCAACTCCGGCCCGGGCCTGAACACCATCGGCGACCCGTCGGTGGCCGCCAACGTGGTCAGCGTCGCGGCGAGCATCAGCAAGGACACCTGGCTGGCCAACTACGGCTCCGCGGTGAAGAAGAAGAACGCGCTGTTCAACTTCTCCTCCCGTGGCCCGCGCGAGGACGGCGGCGTCAAGCCGAACATCGCCGCCCCCGGCTCGGCCATCTCCACCGCCCCGACCTGGCAGCCCGGCAACGCGGTCCCCGAGGCCGGCTACGCGCTGCCCCCGGGCTACGCGATGCTGAACGGCACCTCGATGGCCTCCCCGCAGGCCGCCGGCGCCGCCGCGCTGCTGCTGTCGGCCGCCAAGGCGACCGACAAGGGCGTCACCCCGGCCGCGCTGCGCCGGGCGATCTACACCTCGGCCAAGCCGATCGCGGACGTTCCGACGTACGCCCAGGGCTACGGCATGTTCAACGTGCCGGGCGCGTGGAAGCTGCTGCGCAAGGGCGTGGAGACGCGCTCCTACACCTCCGAGGCCCCGGTCTGCACCGTCCTGTCCGGTCAGCTGGGCACCCCGAACCGGGGTACCGGCCTCTACAACCGCTGCGCCTCCACCGAGGGTGGGCAGCGGATCGGCCAGTCGAAGAGCTACCAGGTCAAGCTGACCCGCACCAGCGGGCCGGCCGGCACCGTGAAGCACAACGTGGGTCTGCGCGGCAACGACGGCACCTTCAAGGCGCCGAAGATCGTCTCGCTCCCGCTGAACAAGACCGTCACCGTCTCGGTCACCGCCAAGCCCGCCACCGCTGGCGCGCACGGCGCGATCATGACGATCGACGACCCGGCCACCTCGGTCGTCGACTTCGAGGTCTCCACCGTCGTGGTGGCCTCGAACGACGTGAAGAAGCCGAACTTCTCCTTCTCGGCCGAGGGCTCGGTCGACCGGAACGGCTTCACGTCGTACTTCGTGACGGTTCCGCCGGGCACGGGCGCCCTCCAGGTGAACCTCTCCGGCATCGCCACCGGTTCGCAGACCCGGTTCATCGCCTTCAACCCGTACGGCGTTCCGGTGGAGAGCACCTCCAGCCTCGCCTGCTACACCAACTTCTCCGACGCCAACGCCTGCAAGCCGCAGGAGCGCGACTACCAGAACCCGATCGCCGGGGTCTGGGAGATCGAGGTGGAGTCCCGTCGGACCTCGCCGTCGCTGAACAACCCGTTCCAGCTCACGGCGCGGGTGCAGGGTGTCGCGGTCGAGCCGGCCGTGGTCGAGCTGCCGGCGGTCACCGCCGGTACGGCGACCCCGGTGACCTGGTCGCTGACCAACACCTTCGGCCCGGTCGCGGTGACCGGCCAGGGTGGCCCGCTCTCCAGCGTCCACGCCGAGCGGCCCACCATCGCCGAGGGCGCGTCGCAGGAGTACACCGTGGAGGTGCCGGCGGGCGCGACCCGCTTCACCGCCCGGATCGGCAACCCGGCCAGCGCCGCGGCCGACCTCGACCTCTACGTCTTCCGCGGTACCGCGGAGGTCGGTCGGGCCGCCGACGGCGACTCCGAGGAGGCCGTGACCATCAACAACCCGCCGGCGGGCACCTACCGGGTGGTCGTCGAGGGCTACGCGGTGGACGGGGCCGGTGGCAGCACCGCCTACGACTACCGGGACTCGTTCTCGGCGGCGGCGCTGGGCACCCTCTCGGCGCCCGCCACCCCGCTGAACCTGGCCCACGGCGCCACCGCCACCCTCACCGGTACGGTGACCGCCCAGTCCACCCCGGTCGCCGGTCGGGCGCTCTTCGGTGAGCTGTCCGTGGTGACCACCGAGGGCGCGGTCGTCGGCCGCGGCGCCGTCTCCATCGGCACCGTGAACTGA
- a CDS encoding 4-hydroxy-3-methylbut-2-enyl diphosphate reductase — MTEAEVTSRTGKRVILAKPRGYCAGVDRAVQTVEEALKLYGAPIYVRKQIVHNKHVVQTLEAQGAIFVEENEEVPEGATVIFSAHGVAPEVYEQARSRSLRAIDATCPLVTKVHQEAKRFAAEDYDILLIGHEGHEEVIGTSGEAPEHIQLVDGPEDADTITVRDPNKVVWLSQTTLSVDETLETVARLKKRLPMLQSPPSDDICYATSNRQHVVKEIAPECDVMIVVGSTNSSNSVRLVEVALDAGARAGYLVDFAHEIDDAWLAGARTVGLTSGASVPDELVQEVLAHLAARGFTDVDEVVTANERLTFSLPQELKRDMKAAAAARG; from the coding sequence GTGACTGAGGCTGAAGTGACGTCCCGGACCGGCAAGCGCGTGATCCTGGCCAAGCCCCGCGGCTACTGCGCGGGCGTGGACCGCGCGGTGCAGACCGTGGAGGAGGCACTCAAGCTCTACGGCGCCCCGATCTACGTACGCAAGCAGATCGTGCACAACAAGCACGTCGTGCAGACCCTGGAGGCCCAGGGCGCGATCTTCGTGGAGGAGAACGAGGAGGTGCCCGAGGGCGCCACCGTCATCTTCTCCGCGCACGGGGTGGCCCCCGAGGTCTACGAGCAGGCCCGCAGCCGCTCGCTGCGGGCCATCGACGCGACCTGCCCGCTGGTCACGAAGGTGCACCAGGAGGCGAAGCGGTTCGCCGCCGAGGACTACGACATCCTGCTGATCGGCCACGAGGGGCACGAGGAGGTCATCGGCACCTCCGGCGAGGCACCCGAGCACATCCAGCTCGTGGACGGTCCGGAGGACGCCGACACGATCACCGTCCGCGACCCGAACAAGGTCGTCTGGCTCTCCCAGACCACCCTCTCGGTCGACGAGACGCTGGAGACGGTGGCCCGGCTCAAGAAGCGGCTGCCGATGCTCCAGTCGCCGCCCAGCGACGACATCTGCTATGCCACCTCCAACCGGCAGCACGTGGTCAAGGAGATCGCGCCCGAGTGCGACGTGATGATCGTCGTGGGCTCGACCAACTCCTCCAACTCCGTACGCCTGGTCGAGGTCGCCCTTGACGCCGGCGCGCGCGCCGGTTACCTCGTCGACTTCGCGCACGAGATCGACGACGCGTGGCTGGCGGGGGCGCGTACGGTCGGCCTGACCTCGGGCGCCAGCGTCCCCGACGAGCTGGTCCAGGAGGTGCTCGCCCACCTCGCGGCGCGCGGCTTCACCGACGTCGACGAGGTGGTGACCGCCAACGAGCGGCTGACCTTCTCGCTGCCGCAGGAGCTGAAGCGGGACATGAAGGCAGCCGCCGCGGCCCGTGGCTGA
- the xseA gene encoding exodeoxyribonuclease VII large subunit, which translates to MVSQKVGAWIARLGWVWVDGQVAQISRRPGASTVFLTLRDPSADLSLTVTTNRDVLDVGAPELREGARVVLHAKPEFYAARGTLSLRADEIRQVGLGELLARLEKLKKLLAAEGLFDRARKRRPPFLPNRVGLITGRASAAERDVLTNARRRWPAVEFRTINVAVQGPSAVPQIVDALKVLDADPTVDVIVIARGGGGIEDLLPFSDEALCRAVFACRTPVVSAIGHETDAPLVDYVADVRASTPTDAAKRVVPDLTEEVRVIRQARHRLERAVRNLVDRESHRLDGLRSRPVLARPQVMVDQRFVDLNGLRQRAGRCLDHRLAAADDDLRHTLARLRALSPAATLDRGYAIVQRADGHVVRAASEVGKGDPLRVRLADGELAATVDG; encoded by the coding sequence GTGGTCAGCCAGAAGGTCGGTGCCTGGATCGCCCGGCTGGGCTGGGTGTGGGTGGACGGGCAGGTGGCGCAGATCAGCCGCCGGCCGGGCGCCAGCACCGTCTTCCTCACCCTGCGTGACCCGTCGGCCGACCTGAGCCTGACGGTCACCACCAACCGCGACGTCCTGGACGTCGGCGCGCCGGAGCTGCGCGAGGGTGCCCGGGTGGTGCTGCACGCCAAGCCGGAGTTCTACGCCGCCCGGGGCACGCTGAGCCTGCGCGCCGACGAGATCCGGCAGGTCGGCCTCGGCGAGCTGCTGGCGCGGCTGGAGAAGCTCAAGAAGCTGCTCGCGGCCGAGGGGCTGTTCGACCGGGCGCGCAAGCGCCGGCCCCCGTTCCTGCCCAACCGGGTCGGGCTGATCACCGGCCGCGCCTCCGCCGCCGAGCGCGACGTGCTGACCAACGCCCGCCGGCGCTGGCCGGCGGTGGAGTTCCGCACAATCAACGTGGCCGTGCAGGGGCCGAGCGCGGTTCCCCAGATCGTCGACGCGCTCAAGGTGCTGGACGCCGACCCGACCGTCGACGTGATCGTCATCGCCCGGGGCGGCGGCGGCATCGAGGACCTGCTCCCCTTCTCCGACGAGGCGCTCTGCCGGGCCGTCTTCGCCTGCCGCACGCCGGTGGTGAGCGCGATCGGCCACGAGACCGACGCGCCGCTGGTCGACTACGTCGCCGACGTACGGGCCTCGACCCCGACCGACGCAGCCAAGCGCGTGGTGCCCGACCTCACCGAGGAGGTACGCGTCATCCGCCAGGCCCGCCACCGCCTCGAACGCGCGGTGCGCAACCTGGTGGACCGCGAGTCGCACCGGCTCGACGGACTGCGTTCCCGGCCGGTGCTGGCCCGCCCGCAGGTGATGGTCGACCAGCGGTTCGTCGACCTCAACGGGCTGCGCCAGCGGGCCGGCCGCTGCCTCGACCACCGGCTCGCCGCCGCCGACGACGACCTGCGGCACACCCTGGCCCGGCTGCGCGCCCTCTCCCCCGCCGCCACCCTCGACCGGGGCTACGCGATCGTCCAGCGCGCCGACGGTCACGTCGTACGCGCCGCGTCGGAGGTCGGCAAGGGCGATCCGCTCCGGGTACGCCTCGCCGACGGCGAGCTGGCCGCGACGGTCGACGGCTGA
- a CDS encoding exodeoxyribonuclease VII small subunit, with amino-acid sequence MTDEKKDEPLSYEQARAELASVVERLETGGTTLEESLALWERGEKLADTCQRWLDGARARIDAARQDPTP; translated from the coding sequence ATGACTGACGAGAAGAAGGACGAACCGCTCAGCTACGAGCAGGCCCGCGCCGAGCTGGCGTCGGTGGTCGAGCGGCTGGAGACCGGCGGCACCACGCTGGAGGAGTCACTGGCGCTCTGGGAGCGCGGCGAGAAGCTCGCCGACACCTGCCAGCGCTGGCTCGACGGCGCCCGCGCCCGCATCGACGCCGCCCGCCAGGACCCGACCCCCTGA
- a CDS encoding DUF4245 domain-containing protein codes for MEAAQPADRVPADPTPPDGQPPVAPTRAAAVPEGEPALVEPAGAAGAPPPDGVAETGERPAPPPAIDTRKSERSPKDMAISLLVLLVPIALLIAFYRGFLGGEQPTTVDPAPAIESARAANAFPVSEPAELDDGWHTVSANFQTAEGGSSLRLGYLTPEGRGAQLVQSSVPPERLLPTELTAEGQPQGQTDLGGRTWQRYTARGNEQALVLLEPNRTVIVVGDARDNELRHLATAIR; via the coding sequence GTGGAAGCCGCACAGCCTGCCGATCGCGTACCCGCCGACCCGACGCCGCCGGACGGCCAGCCGCCGGTCGCCCCGACCCGGGCCGCCGCCGTACCGGAGGGGGAACCGGCGCTGGTCGAGCCCGCCGGCGCGGCGGGGGCGCCCCCGCCCGACGGCGTGGCGGAGACGGGCGAGCGGCCCGCGCCGCCGCCGGCGATCGACACCCGCAAGTCGGAACGCTCGCCGAAGGACATGGCGATCTCGCTGCTCGTGCTGCTGGTCCCGATCGCCCTGCTGATCGCCTTCTACCGGGGGTTCCTCGGCGGCGAGCAGCCGACGACCGTCGACCCGGCGCCCGCCATCGAGTCGGCGCGGGCCGCCAACGCCTTCCCGGTCAGCGAGCCGGCGGAGCTGGACGACGGGTGGCACACGGTCAGCGCGAACTTCCAGACCGCCGAGGGCGGATCGAGCCTCCGCCTCGGCTACCTCACCCCCGAGGGGCGGGGCGCCCAGCTGGTGCAGAGCAGCGTGCCGCCGGAGCGGCTGCTGCCGACCGAACTGACCGCCGAGGGGCAACCGCAGGGTCAGACCGACCTGGGCGGACGCACCTGGCAGCGGTACACCGCCCGCGGCAACGAGCAGGCGCTGGTCCTGCTCGAACCGAACCGGACGGTGATCGTGGTCGGCGACGCCCGGGACAACGAGCTGCGGCACCTGGCCACCGCGATCCGGTAG